CGCCAAAAGCTCACTGAAGTGGCTCACCAAATTGAGTCCATGGGCGTAGAAACCACAATCTTGTCCATTGATTTAACTCAGACAATTGAAGTCAACATAGCTGTAGCGCAATTGTGGCGCAACTATGGCCCCATTCATCTGCTGGTTAATTGTGCAGGCGTAGCCTATCAAACGTCCTTTTTGCAAACCAAACTACCCCAAGTGCAAGAAGAACTCTCAGTCAACTTATTGGGAATGTACAACCTCACCAGCCTCATCGCCCGACGCATGGTCAGCCAAAAGGAAGGAACAATCGTCAATGTCTCCAGTTTGATGGGGAAAGTAGCAGCACCGACAATGGCGACTTACTCAGCTACCAAGTTTGCCATCATCGGCTTTACCCAAGCCTTGCGTCGAGAACTCGCCGAACACAACATCCGGGTGATTGCCTTATTACCCACTCTGACAGACACAGATATGGCGCGTGACTTAAAATTATTTCGCTGGGTGATCCCCATGAACCCCGAAGAAGTCGCGGAGGTACTCGTCTCTGGATTGCAAAAAGATGCACCAGAAATTTTAGTTGGTTGGCAAAGTCATTTAGCAGTTTGGTGTCAGCGTTTAGCCCCTTGGCTACTAGAGATAATTTTGCAAATCGCCACTCCGCCAACTGTGACAAAACCACAGCTTACCGCCAAACGCAGTTTTATGACCAAAATTTATCGTTTTAGCGATTTGTTATGGTCAAGAACCTGAATTTTCTCTCCCCCTAAAATTTAATAATTTTATCCTGCGGTCAATTTCTTTAACTTTTCAGATAAAAACGGTAATAACCCACCAGGTAGAACACATTGACCGCAATTAGCATTCCCTTACCCCAGTTTGTTAACGTAGAGCCAATATTTTGCCAAAAAGGTTGATCATACACATCTGACCAAATCTGCTTTTCTGGCAGACGGTAAACAAACTTCATCACCAAGTAGAACATAAAGATGGGAATATCTGGTAAGACTGCACCGATGAGAATCGCCGGACTTGCTTGATCTCGTAGTTGTTGATTAAAAATGACCAAATTGAGAATTGCATGGCTGGGAGTATTCATGTAATCGGTGCAAAATGAATAGATTTAACTTATTTCGGAGCAAGCATAAATGCTGACATTACCTACAACGCTTCCTACTTTGCCCGAAATCATCGATGACTTACCAAATATTTGCGGTTGGGAAACAGAGGTGCTTTCTGTAGTTAACCATGATGCACCTGTATTTTTACCCTCCACAAATATCCGCTTAGAGGATGTAAAAGCTGTATTTGCGATCGCCTTACATATGCACCAGCCCACAATACCTGCGGGACATGATGGTGGATTAATCAGCAATCTGCAATATATGTTTGAACATACCCACGAAGGAGATAACCATAACGCCGCACCTTTCGCCCATTGTTACAGCCGCATGGGAGACTTGATCCCCGAACTCGTCAATCAAGGTTGCAATCCCCGTGTGATGTTGGATTACTCTGGGAATCTCTTGTGGGGACTCAGACAAATGGGACGCAACGATATCTTAGATAATCTCAAACGGATCACCTGCGATCCCACCTATCAACCTTATGTAGAATGGCTGGGGACAATGTGGGGTCATGCAGTCATTCCATCCACACCCATAGCCGATATTAAATTGCATATCGTCGCCTGGCAACATCATTTTGCCGCAATTTTTGGTTGGTCAGCACTAGCGAGAGTCAAAGGATTTTCTCCCCCAGAAATGCACCTCCCAAATCATCCTGACACCTTATTTGCATTTATCAAAGCTCTGAAAGAATGCGGCTATCGCTGGTTACTTGTACAAGAACATTCCGTAGAAACAATTAGCGGTCAATCTCTGACTCACAAACACTTACCACATCGGTTAATTGCTCGTAACTCCCAAGGCGAAACAATTAGTATTACAGCCCTGATTAAAACCCAAGGTTCAGATACTAAATTAGTCGCTCAGATGCAACCTTACTATGAAGCCAAAACCTTAGATAAACAACAAGTAGGAAATGTTTTAATTCCACCGATTGTCAGTCAAATTGGGGATGGTGAAAATGGTGGAGTCATGATGAATGAATTTCCCAATGCTTTCCAACAAGCTTGGGGAGATATGGTAAATCAAGGAGGAGGTAAAGCTGGCGTTGTCGGGGTGTGTGGTACAGAATATTTAGAATTAATCACAGATGCTGGTTGTCAAACCGAAGACTATCCCACCTGTCAACCAGTAGGACAACATCAAATCTGGCAGAGAGTTTCACCTGAAAACTGCCAACCTGAAGCTGTAGAAACTGCTATTCAAGAATTAAAACAAATTAATCCCAACTTTCACATGGATGGAGCCTCCTGGACGAATCATATTAGTTGGGTAAAAGGATATGAAAATGTCATCTCTCCCATGTATGAATTAAGCAGTTTATTTCATCAAAATATTGATCACAGATTCCCAACTAATTCATCAGAATATCGTCATCTTCTAGTACATAATTTGTTGCTGCAAACGAGTTGTTTTCGTTACTGGGGACAAGGTTCCTGGACTGACCATGCACGTAATATTTACCAAAGGGGCGAAAACTTGCTGAAAACCCTATCCGACTCTCGCTAAAAATTGTAAATTAGAGGATATATCGCCATTTTTAAACTTGGATTAGTTTGTGTTTGTAGCTACAACTAAACATTACAATTAAATCAACTACAGATAGACTGTATAGTCTCATATGTCTGCCTTGAGAACGGTTAAGATTTCATCTAAAATCGCTAAATTGACCTTAGATAACAACACACCAAGATTAACTTAATCGTTTTTATCTCAGGAGAATATTAATATGGTTGAGACTAAGCAGACTGCGAATAATCAAAGTGAAAATGTTAACCGTACCACTACAGAACAATCTTGCGTGGGTACAACAAGGGCGGATATGGGAGGAGTATCTAGTACAGAAGACGCTAACCGCACAACTACAGGCGAATCCCGTTCCAGTGCAGTAAAAAATGGATCTCAAGCCGAAACTCAAAGAGAAAAAGGCAGCATGAATCCAGCATTAAGTAGAGCTTTGATCGGTGGACTTATTGGTGGAACTTTGGGATCATTAGCTGGGGCTTTGGCTGGGAGAAGAATTGGTGAGGGATTTAACCACACCATGAGAGGTGTCAAAGACGCATCAAAGACCATAGCTGAAGGTCTTGGACATACAGCCAGAGGTGTAGGAGATGTAGCCAAGAGTTTTGCAGAAGGTGCTAGCCATGCGGTTGTTGGTGATATCGGTGATGCATTAGACACAGCCCAAGGTGTTGCTGAGGGAGTTAAGCAAACCGCAGCCAGTACATTGAATGCAGTACAGCAGACAGCCCAGGATGTTAACCAAGCTGTACAAAACACTACTGAAAAAACAAATTCAGGAGCAGAGAATACCAGACCCTGGCAAAATGGGGGTAACCAAGATAGCCAGCAGACTCAAAATCAAGATAGTGGTATGGGTCAGCGCGAAACTAGTACCCAGTCGATCTACATTTCCACCCCAGAATATACAGAAGGATATGTAGGTGAATCAACAACTTTTGTCAATGAGAAAATTTCCATAGAGCCTTTTGAAGATAGCTCCATTGAACAAGAGATTAATCGGATTGATAGTTAAGCAAAATTTAGCAGTCAAGAAAATATTTATCTGGAATTAGTGACATCTTGCACCAGGCGACTGGAAATTGCACGCCAGGGCTAGGTGCAAGATATTAGCATCTCAGGGGCGCGATGATACCCCCGTCCAGAATGAAAGAAATACATTGAAATTTCAAACCTCAAATCCTGACCCGGAAAATCAATCAAGAGGTATTGATGATGAATGGAAATCAGCAGTTTTCAAATCCGCTTGAAGACAATAAAGATGTCTATACAAATCAAGCTGATATTAATAAAGTAACTCCAGAGTCAAGTAATGAGTTCTCTAAAATAGTATTTGGAACTTTTATGGGTGCTACCTTGGGCGCATTAGCTGGGGCTTTAGCTATGAGAGGTACAGCCCAAAGAGTTAACGAAACTGTGAAAAATTTAGGTGAGGTAGTTAAGGCGACAACTCATAATTTTAATCAAACAGTCAAAGGCGTAGGGGATGCAATCAAGACGGTATCTCAGGGAGTTAATGAGACTGTCAAAGATGTGAGTGATGCTGTTAAGGGTACAGCAGTAGATGTTAACGATACTGTCAAAGATACTATGGTAAATGTCAAAGGTACGGCAGTAGATGTTACCGATACTGTGGAAAATACTGTAGAGATTGTTAAGGGCGCAAATCAAGGAATAAGCGACACTATTCAAGGGACAGTCAACATAGCTAAAAGTGCCGTTCCAGATGTTAAATCCTCTGGTAGTCAGAGCGTCAGTCAACCTAGTAACCAGACTGCATATATTTTAGTGCCTGTGGACAAGCAAAAGTCAGTTTAGCCCTGGTGATGAGAAATTGCGGAACTAGTAGGGTATGTTATGCGGTGAATCGGCCGCAGCCGAATTGTTGACGGTGCGCTGCGCGACAACACACCCTACATTTAATTTGTCTTTACATAGCGATAAATATTCGTGCCTACCTACTTATATATTTAATCAAACTAAAGGTAATAATATTTCAAATTCAGTACCTATACCTAATTGCGAACGAAAATTTAATTTTCCACCATGCCTTGCTGCGATAATGCGATAACTCATCGCTAAACTAGTTTCTTGATCAACCCATTTGTCTAAAGAAAAAGACTCGATAATTTGCTGTTGCGATTCTGGAGACATTCCTGGGCCATTATCAGCAATACAGACTGAAACCCAACGCGAATCTGGCGCATCTGCTTGGGTAGGTTCTAAGGAAATGACTTGTGTCGTAATTTCAATTCGTGGGTTGGTAGGAGTGTTTGTATATTCTTGACGCAACTTTTGCCGCATTGATTCATTAAGTAAACCATCTACAGCTAGGGTTAAAATATTCATTAAAACTTGATTTAACTGCCCCATAAAACAGTAAATTGGTGGCAATTGACCGTAATTTTTAATTATTTCAAATTCTCCTTTTAATCGACTCTGAATCAGTAGGACAATACTATCTATACAGGCGTGTAAGTCTGCTGGTTTGGGATGAATTTCATCGATATAACAAAAATTTTGTAAGCCGGTGACCAGTTTTTTTAACCTTTCTGATCCTGTGCGAATACTCTTTACAACTTTTGATAAATCTTCTTCTAAAAATTCAAATTCTATTTCTTCTTTAAGATGGTTAATTTGGGCAGAAATTTGAGGTGATTCTTGATCATATTCAGCGATGAGTTTGAGCAAATCTTGAGTGTATTTAGAAATGTAAGTTAAATTACCCCAGATAAAACTAACTGGATCGAGAATTTCGTGTGCTACTCCATCTACCAAGCGCCCTAGACGTGCCATTTTGTCATTTTGAATCATTTGGGCTTGGCTACGTTCATAGCGCATCTGAGTTTTGATTCCCTGAATTTGCCAAGCAGCGATGTTTAAGTCATGTATATCTAATAAGTGGTAGGTATGATCTGCTGTTTCGATGACGATTGGTTCTGCTAAAAGTTCAGGCGATCGCCTGAGAGTATGTTGTATCGCTGTTAAAATCGGTGTTGTCCCCGCTAGCAGCACAATCGCTGTACGTGCATAACTGTAAAGGACACCCAATGTTGCTTGGGTAAATAACTCTTGTCCATGAGGGCGAATCAGAAATTCCAGCAGTCGTCGCCGTGAAATCATCCCCATGAATTGTCCCTGTTCTAGTAAGATTGCTCCGGGTAGCAGTGGATATTTTTCCAAATAATCAGCAACTTCAGCCGCACTACAACTAATTTCTACCTGAAAGTTGTATATTGGCAGTTCTTGGATTACTGAGTCTAAACACAGATCGCGATCGCTACCACAAGAGAACACTGGCGGCGAGATGAGGTGATTAAATTCTTGTGACACTGGGTTTGTAATAAGCTAATATTTTATTCCTTGCTCGTCTCGGCTCAATTGGGAGATAGCGGACAAAAGAAACAGCGTCATCATTCATGACATGGGATGAATCGTAGCAGAGTTTGCCAAAATTACAGAATTTAGCAATCATCAGTGAACTGACAAGTCAGCCCTAGCCCTATCGCGGAATGTTTAAACACTATGAACACTTTATGAAATTTAGGGGAAGATTACATCCTGACTCACTAGTTTACAGTAAGTATAAACATCAAGTGAGCAAACATCATGCAGCTAGAGGCTTATTGCCCCAAACCCGGAACCATTTCCCTCATGGGACAATCTGACAATCAGTCAGCTTAGGTAAATGCACATAATTAAACATAGCGATGCAGAACTGGCCCGCGGCGATTATCGCTTAAGCGTAACTAGAAAGAAAAGACTAATATCCTGTTTAAATAAGCGTGAGTTACCCATAGATACTTTTGATCCCCATTCCGATAGAATGGCTAGGCATAACCTAAAAACATTAAACCGCTTTTGACTGCCATACCCATGAATCAACTGAACAATGGTTTCACTATATTTCTGAGTTTGCTAGTCGAGGCGATGCCGTTTTTGCTATTTGGGGTTTTATTCTCCAGTGTGCTGCTGATTTTTATCGATGAGCGCCAATTAGTCACCAGAATGCCCAAAAATCCGGTATTGGGTGCTTTAGCAGGTAGTCTAATCGGCTTTATGTTTCCGGTGTGTGAGTGCGGTAATGTCCCGGTAGCAAGGCGATTGCTAATGCAGGGAGTACCCACACCCGTGGCGATTGGTTTTTTGCTCGCAGCACCAACGATTAACCCCATTGTCATTTGGGCAACTTGGCTAGCCTTTCGAGACCAGCCAGAAATAGTAGTTTTACGAGTGGTATTTTCGCTGTTAATTGCCGTAATTATTGGCATTGTTTTCAGTTTTCAGAAAGATGTAACGCCTCTAGTCCAACCTGCGATCGCCCGTTATCTCAAATTCAACCCACCAGCCCAGCCAGAAACTAAACGCCGTGGTCGAGGTGACGCAGCAAAAGCAACAGTACCGAGTGTATTGAAATCCGGGACTTATATTTTAGGAGGAAAACCGGGACTAACTCAGCGCTTAGATCCTAATTTATTACAGGCGGCGACCCCAGCTGCCAGCCCTAGTAAATCTGTTGCGGATAAACTACGCCTGGTTTTGGATAATGTCATCCAGGAATTGCGAGAGTTGGGCGGCGTAATGATTTTAGGTAGTGCGATCGCAGCTTCTGTGCAAGTATTTGCTCCCCGTGAATTAATCCTCAGTTTGGGTGCGGGACACATTACTTCAATAGTCGTCATGCTGATCTTAGCCGTAGTTGTATCAGTCTGTTCCACGGTGGATTCATTCTTTGCCCTGTCATTTGCCTCGGCTTTTAGTAGTGGTTCCCTGTTAGCATTTTTAGTATTTGGCCCAATGGTTGACATCAAAAGTATTGGATTGATGTTAACCGTCTTTAATGCCAAGACTATATTTTATTTATTTGCTTTGGCCGCACAGTTGACCTTTTTGTTCTCCCTATTCATAAACTTGTATGTGCTTTAAAGTTTGTGCTTTATTAAGTTGTCAGTAAATGATTTATTCTTCGGCATTTACTACTGACTAATTTATTTTTACCAATGGCTAGAAAAACTACAATTCCCCGGCAAAATATCTTATTCCCCTGGATTGATGCCTTAGCAGTGACAAGTTGGGGCATTCTGATGTTGCAATACTGGGTATCAGGCAAATTATATTTGTTGATTCATCCCAATTTCTTTGGATTGGTGATTGGATGTGGTATTGCCTTTGTGATCATTGGTGTGTTGAAGATGCGCGAAATTTGGCGGCTACGTCGTCGCCGGGTTGATACATCTAACCTTCAGCATATGAATTTATTTCCCCCTGGCTGGGGTAGCGCCTTGTTATTATTTGTGGCGATTTTGGGTTTAATGATTACACCCCGCGTTTTTGCGAGTGATACTGCTATGCAGCTGGGTGTGACTGATTTATTATCCACCGGACGCGCTCAACCCCAATCCTTTCGTCCTTCGACTCGCCCAGAGGAGCGCTCACTTGTGGATTGGGCGCGCACTCTTAACGTCTACCCAGAACCAGACTCATATACAGGTCAAGATGCCAAAGTTCAAGGATTTGTGATTCATCCACCAGATATTGGAGAAGATTATGTTTTTCTGGCGCGATTTGTGCTGACTTGTTGTGCAGCAGATGCTTATCCTGTAGGATTGCCAGTCAAACTCCCAGAAAATCAAAAACGCTATCCTCCCGACACTTGGCTGGAAGTAGAAGGAAAAATGATCACAGAAACTTTAGCAGGTAAACGCAATCTGACCATTGCGGCTACTGCGATCAAAGAAATTCCCCAACCCCGTAATCCTTATAGTTATTAGTAATTAATAACTGACAACTGAAAACTCATCACTGATAACTGAAAAATGGCTACATCCAAGACATTGATCCAACCACTAGATCGCGTGGCGATCGCACTGATGCTGCTACTGACTCTGCTGATTGGATTTATGATATTTCAAGGTGATGTGGTGGCAGCTCGTGTCCGGGAATTTACCTGGGAAAATCAACAAATTGGCGCAGACGATATTTCCTTTACGCTCAACTTTAGTCGCCCAATGGACATCAAAAGTGTAGAGAAAAACTTGAGCATCGAGCCACCTCTAGCAGGTAAAATCAGTTGGGCAGGGCGGCGGATGGTTTATACACTGCTGACACCAGCCCCCTATGGGACAAATTATGAAGTGCGGTTGCAAGACGCAAAAGATCGGTTTGCGGAAAAAAAAGGGAAAAATCGAGTCCTCCAGCCCTTTGTCGGTAATTTTAGCTCCCGCGATCGCGTGATTATGTACATAGGAGCCGATCCAGAAAATCAAGGGCAGTTAGTTCTCTACAATTTAACCAAAGAGACAAAAAATATAATTACCCCCAAAGACCTGGTTGTCATGGACTTTAAGCCATTTCCCGATGGGGCAAAGATTTTATTTTCGGCTCGCACTTCCAACAATCAAGACCTACTCTCCGCGCAGCTATACACTGTCACCACAGGCATTTCCACACAACCGGAAACCCCAGCAGAACCAGCAGGTAGAGTTGACTTGGTTTTAGATAATCAGCAATATCAAAACTTGAAGTTTGACTTATCGCCTGATGGTAAAACAATTGTTGTGCAGCGAGGAAACAGAAAGAACCCTAGCGATTTTGGGTTATGGTTTATGCCCACCACGAGCAATACCAGAGAAAGACCCACCCCCCAGCGCCTAGAAAGCCAACCAGGGGGAGATTTTATGATCACTCCCGATAGTAAAGCCGTAGCAGTTGCCCAAGGTCAAGGAGCGGCGATTCTACCACTACAAACTGATGCCAGCAAACCTCTGGATTTTCTCCCCCAATTTGGCTTAGTGCAGTCTTTCTCCAAAGACGGTTCTCAAGCAGCAATGGTAAAATTTAATACTGATTACACCAGAGATTTGTTTTTGGTCACCAACCAAGGGATTCAGAAACCCCTGTTAAAAACCACAGGCTCTATTCTCAACTGCCAATTTGATCCCGCTTCACCTACCCTCTACTGTTTGCTGACACAGCTGATATCTGATGAAGAATATGTAGAACAGCCTTATTTAGTGGCAATTGACCTGAAAACGGGAGAACAAAAACCACTGTTATTACTACCAATTGAACAGAGGAATGTGCAAATGAGTTTAGCACCGGATGGTTTGGGCTTGCTCTTTGATCAAGTGATGCCACAACTAGATCCCGTATCCTTATCTGCCAACGTCCTCAAGACCGAAGATGGAGAGGCGATCGCTACTAGTAGCCTGTGGTTAATGCCTTTGTTACCCATTGATGATGCTGCCAACACTACAATCAGACCAGAAAAACTACCTTTAGTGGGATTTCATCCTCGTTGGTTGCCGTGAGCAATTAGATATCGCCATCATAAATGTTAATAAAAGTCAAGCAGGTTAATACCCTGTCTCTGCATCTGTAAGAAACCCTGTATATTGGTAGTATTTGCACGATAATCCGCCTTGATTCCGAAGGTTGACGGCAGATAAGCTCTTAATGTTATAACGGCATCAGATATCAAGACAAAAATGTGAGCATTGACTCATGACTAATCACTCAAAGTTGCGAACAGTCTAACTTAGCTTCTACAGTAAACCCTGATCTGACGTAATTGATCAGCAATACTGGACATTTGTTAAGTGAGTGGGTCAAGTGCTATCAACTCGGAAATTGTCAAATTTAATGGCATCAATTCATTAAGTTTGACCTGCTATCCCTCCCCGACTCCAGCGTTTGCGGCAGTGTTCCGTAGTCAAGCAAGTCGGGGTATCTCGCAGAAAAAAGATGAAATCCCTAAATTCTGATAATTCGCTACAATCTGAGCCGCCAAGCTGTCCATTTTACTCAATTGTGCCTCCTGACAACATGGTAAATACACAATTGCCGCTCCTCCAACCTGCGGCTGAAGCCCAGCCAGAGAGACAAACTCCTGATTCCCAGCAGGATAAAACTCAGTCAGACTGGGTTGTGGAGCCGAATAGCGAACAACAAATACTTATTGATCTTGAATTTAAAAAGTTACTAGCATTAAATGAAGAATTGCGTGCGGCAAACAATCAGTTGTATGAGGAGGTGGAGCATCTCAAAGATGACTTAGCTGAATCAGAAAAGGCTTTGCAGTGGCAGAAAAGGCGTTCTAGTGTCGCCGAGTCCATGCTTAACCAACAAACTAAAGAACTGGCCGCAGCCCAAGAACAGATTCAATCTCTATTCCAAGAGTTAGAAACATCTGTACAAACTGTTCAACGCCAAGAAAGCCTTATTGAAACTTATAAAGCACAACTACAAATTAGCCAACAGCGCCTGGCTAAGTTAGAGCGAGAATGTGCGCTCCTACAAACTAACTATAACGAACAGTCTCACCAGGCATCGCAATCAGAAAATACTTGTCGAGAGCTACGTAGTCGGCTCATGCGACAACAACGCCAGACTCTACAATTCAAAGCAGCTCTGGAAAAATGTCTAGAGACACCCGGACAAAATGATTCTTCAGAGGATACAGCCAGCCACCAAACCAGATTTTCCCGAAAGGCTCGGTCTTTGTTTCCTAATGTCCAGCCCATTAGACCTTGGTCAGAATCAGAATCCAATGGCGATCAATTGGATTCTCCTTGGAATCAATCTTTAACATCGCCCCCATGCAGCAGTGATCATTCTGAGCCGATGTCATCATCCCCTGAGAAATTGGCAGTTCACTCAGAAACACCCGCACCACAAGCAGTGTCAGAAATAGACGATGCTCCCACGACATCAGAAACTATTTCATCTTTGGGGTCATCAAAGCTAGATGATCAATTGGATAGTCTGATCCAAATGTTTTTTACTAATGATCCGGCATCTACATCGCCACCCCCGGCGGAAATTCATGTAGACAACAATCAAACTCCAGCACCTGTCGGGGAAACTTGGGGTACAACTTTGGCACAGGATCAGCAATCAGAATCTTTACCAGAAGCGGAATTTCAAATCCTGGTTGGAGAGGAAGATTCCCCACCTTCATCTGTAAATGATTCACCAGATGCGTCTACTTTGGCTTTGAGCGAGACGACTGTTGATAGCTCATCTATGGAAGCATTGGAAAATTATTGGTCAGAAAAGTCACAATTGCATCAGGCTGATTTGACGGCAAATGATCCTGGGGACTACGCCAACGATACTCAATCGCCCTCACCGGTGGTTTATCCCCAACGTCCACCTAAAGGGCGCAAGTCTTTGTCATCTGTAGAACTACCGAATTTCCGCATAAATAATCAATATGATCATCCTCAGTAATGGTGGGTTAAGCAGTCGCTAACCCACCCGACAATTTTGGGGAAATCCCGCAACTAATTCAGGATTTTCGCTTCTGGATTGACTTGTGCAGAATGATTTGGCGATCGCGCCAGCGCTGTTTCTGGGATGCCTGGAGGGCTTTTATCAGATCGTACTTTACCAGCAGCGATCGCGTATTTAATCACCAACAGCCGCAACCACAAAGCCGGATAGCGGGGTTCTAGCCAAGATTGACTCCGCACCAACAAGGGCGGGAACCATCCACTCAGTAAAGCACTGACGAAGGAATGAAGACCAAAATTCAAATAATTCCCCAGCCACCGGACTAAATCCCTGAATCCAGCCAGTTGCCAAATCCATAACAGCAGGGCAGGATTTTTGCGAGCTGCTTTTAGTGCGAGGCGGTTAAAAGTTAACCAATCACACCTGTCTTTGATGAAATTATCTGCTACCTCTGGTGGTTCATCTGCTAACAACCCAAAGAAGGTATTCAGCATGGAGTTAATCCGTTGGGGT
The Nodularia sp. LEGE 06071 genome window above contains:
- a CDS encoding SDR family NAD(P)-dependent oxidoreductase, with product MNIQGKVALITGASRGIGKAIAFALAQRGIKRLILVARDRQKLTEVAHQIESMGVETTILSIDLTQTIEVNIAVAQLWRNYGPIHLLVNCAGVAYQTSFLQTKLPQVQEELSVNLLGMYNLTSLIARRMVSQKEGTIVNVSSLMGKVAAPTMATYSATKFAIIGFTQALRRELAEHNIRVIALLPTLTDTDMARDLKLFRWVIPMNPEEVAEVLVSGLQKDAPEILVGWQSHLAVWCQRLAPWLLEIILQIATPPTVTKPQLTAKRSFMTKIYRFSDLLWSRT
- a CDS encoding glycosyl hydrolase family 57, translated to MLTLPTTLPTLPEIIDDLPNICGWETEVLSVVNHDAPVFLPSTNIRLEDVKAVFAIALHMHQPTIPAGHDGGLISNLQYMFEHTHEGDNHNAAPFAHCYSRMGDLIPELVNQGCNPRVMLDYSGNLLWGLRQMGRNDILDNLKRITCDPTYQPYVEWLGTMWGHAVIPSTPIADIKLHIVAWQHHFAAIFGWSALARVKGFSPPEMHLPNHPDTLFAFIKALKECGYRWLLVQEHSVETISGQSLTHKHLPHRLIARNSQGETISITALIKTQGSDTKLVAQMQPYYEAKTLDKQQVGNVLIPPIVSQIGDGENGGVMMNEFPNAFQQAWGDMVNQGGGKAGVVGVCGTEYLELITDAGCQTEDYPTCQPVGQHQIWQRVSPENCQPEAVETAIQELKQINPNFHMDGASWTNHISWVKGYENVISPMYELSSLFHQNIDHRFPTNSSEYRHLLVHNLLLQTSCFRYWGQGSWTDHARNIYQRGENLLKTLSDSR
- a CDS encoding sensor histidine kinase, with amino-acid sequence MSQEFNHLISPPVFSCGSDRDLCLDSVIQELPIYNFQVEISCSAAEVADYLEKYPLLPGAILLEQGQFMGMISRRRLLEFLIRPHGQELFTQATLGVLYSYARTAIVLLAGTTPILTAIQHTLRRSPELLAEPIVIETADHTYHLLDIHDLNIAAWQIQGIKTQMRYERSQAQMIQNDKMARLGRLVDGVAHEILDPVSFIWGNLTYISKYTQDLLKLIAEYDQESPQISAQINHLKEEIEFEFLEEDLSKVVKSIRTGSERLKKLVTGLQNFCYIDEIHPKPADLHACIDSIVLLIQSRLKGEFEIIKNYGQLPPIYCFMGQLNQVLMNILTLAVDGLLNESMRQKLRQEYTNTPTNPRIEITTQVISLEPTQADAPDSRWVSVCIADNGPGMSPESQQQIIESFSLDKWVDQETSLAMSYRIIAARHGGKLNFRSQLGIGTEFEILLPLV
- a CDS encoding permease; its protein translation is MNQLNNGFTIFLSLLVEAMPFLLFGVLFSSVLLIFIDERQLVTRMPKNPVLGALAGSLIGFMFPVCECGNVPVARRLLMQGVPTPVAIGFLLAAPTINPIVIWATWLAFRDQPEIVVLRVVFSLLIAVIIGIVFSFQKDVTPLVQPAIARYLKFNPPAQPETKRRGRGDAAKATVPSVLKSGTYILGGKPGLTQRLDPNLLQAATPAASPSKSVADKLRLVLDNVIQELRELGGVMILGSAIAASVQVFAPRELILSLGAGHITSIVVMLILAVVVSVCSTVDSFFALSFASAFSSGSLLAFLVFGPMVDIKSIGLMLTVFNAKTIFYLFALAAQLTFLFSLFINLYVL
- a CDS encoding TIGR03943 family putative permease subunit, whose protein sequence is MARKTTIPRQNILFPWIDALAVTSWGILMLQYWVSGKLYLLIHPNFFGLVIGCGIAFVIIGVLKMREIWRLRRRRVDTSNLQHMNLFPPGWGSALLLFVAILGLMITPRVFASDTAMQLGVTDLLSTGRAQPQSFRPSTRPEERSLVDWARTLNVYPEPDSYTGQDAKVQGFVIHPPDIGEDYVFLARFVLTCCAADAYPVGLPVKLPENQKRYPPDTWLEVEGKMITETLAGKRNLTIAATAIKEIPQPRNPYSY